A genomic stretch from Terriglobus sp. RCC_193 includes:
- a CDS encoding TrmH family RNA methyltransferase — MPERITSRTNARVKALRAALTTRKSDHIGIEGFHLIREAITSGLQLDTLYLREDHAHLLRDLPEDAAREILLLSPDAFQSATETENAQGAAALLERPELPYAPRTGDLLLIADGLQDPGNLGTLIRSAEAFGASAVALTPGTADPWNGKCLRAAAGAAFRIPLPRCDNTLIQALKAVDTQLLAAVAKDGEAAHATDLRGTIALVIGNEGAGVSEKMLALCDRQITLATTGPTESLNAAVAGSLLLYEASQQRNFR; from the coding sequence ATGCCCGAACGAATCACAAGCCGCACCAACGCCCGCGTCAAAGCCCTCCGCGCCGCGCTGACCACGCGCAAGTCCGATCACATCGGCATCGAAGGCTTCCATCTCATCCGCGAGGCCATCACGAGCGGCCTGCAGCTCGACACCCTCTACCTCCGCGAAGACCACGCGCACCTCCTGCGCGACCTTCCTGAAGACGCCGCCCGCGAAATCCTCCTCCTCTCGCCCGACGCCTTCCAGAGCGCCACCGAAACCGAAAACGCGCAGGGCGCAGCAGCACTGCTCGAACGCCCCGAACTTCCCTATGCCCCACGCACCGGCGACCTGCTCCTCATCGCGGACGGCCTGCAGGACCCCGGCAATCTCGGCACCCTGATCCGCTCCGCCGAAGCCTTCGGAGCCTCCGCCGTCGCACTCACGCCCGGCACCGCCGATCCCTGGAACGGCAAATGCCTCCGCGCCGCCGCAGGTGCCGCCTTCCGCATCCCGCTACCTCGTTGCGATAACACGTTGATCCAGGCATTAAAAGCCGTAGACACCCAACTCCTGGCCGCCGTAGCCAAAGACGGCGAAGCTGCCCACGCTACCGATCTCCGAGGCACCATCGCCCTCGTCATCGGCAACGAAGGTGCGGGCGTGTCAGAGAAAATGCTCGCCCTCTGCGACAGGCAGATCACCTTAGCCACCACCGGTCCCACGGAGAGCCTCAACGCCGCCGTCGCAGGTTCCCTTCTGCTCTACGAAGCATCCCAACAAAGGAACTTCCGATGA
- a CDS encoding replication-associated recombination protein A, translating to MSSLFANLEPATPLNRRDIPLPERMRPRNLDEFAGQKHLIGPGKPLRLAIERGEPGSMIFWGPPGTGKTTLAKIIARATSATFIEFSAVTAGIKEIKQVMADAERAAASGSRTILFVDEIHRFNKAQQDAFLPFVERGAIRLIGATTENPSFEVNAALLSRCRVYVLQSIPDSEIVELLQRALIDEDRGLASLQLTAAEGALEAIASFSNGDARYALNALETAASLLIGRGETTLTREAVGDALQQRTLLYDKNGEQHYDLISALHKSVRNSDVDASLYWLRRMLAAGEDPMYVARRVVRMAVEDIGLAAPEALNLTLSAQQAMHLLGSPEGELALAQAVVYLALAPKSNAVYVAFNETAADVNATGAQPVPLHLRNAPTRLLKNLNYGRDYQYAHDLPGKVADMQCLPEGLEDRRYYRPTDQGRERQLGQRMEEITRTKAEARKSKQK from the coding sequence ATGAGCAGTCTCTTCGCCAATCTCGAACCAGCAACACCGCTCAACCGCCGCGATATACCGCTACCAGAGCGTATGCGCCCGCGCAACCTCGACGAGTTCGCAGGCCAGAAGCACCTCATCGGCCCGGGCAAGCCCCTGCGTCTCGCCATCGAACGCGGCGAACCCGGCTCCATGATCTTCTGGGGCCCGCCCGGCACCGGCAAAACCACCCTCGCCAAAATCATCGCGCGTGCCACCTCCGCCACCTTCATTGAGTTCTCCGCCGTTACCGCCGGCATCAAGGAAATCAAGCAGGTCATGGCCGACGCGGAACGCGCCGCCGCCTCCGGTTCTCGCACCATCCTCTTCGTCGACGAGATCCATCGCTTCAACAAGGCCCAGCAGGACGCCTTCCTGCCCTTCGTCGAACGTGGCGCCATCCGCCTCATCGGAGCAACCACCGAAAATCCATCCTTTGAAGTCAACGCCGCGCTGCTCTCCCGCTGCCGCGTCTACGTTCTGCAATCCATCCCCGACAGCGAGATCGTAGAACTCCTCCAGCGCGCCCTCATCGACGAAGATCGCGGCCTCGCCAGCCTCCAGCTCACCGCAGCCGAAGGCGCACTCGAAGCCATCGCCTCCTTCTCCAACGGCGACGCCCGCTACGCCCTCAACGCGCTCGAAACCGCCGCATCGCTCCTCATCGGCCGCGGCGAAACCACGCTCACCCGCGAAGCCGTCGGCGACGCGCTGCAACAGCGCACGCTCCTCTACGACAAGAACGGCGAGCAGCACTACGACCTCATCAGCGCCCTCCACAAAAGCGTGCGCAACTCCGACGTCGACGCCTCGCTCTACTGGCTCCGTCGCATGTTAGCCGCAGGCGAAGACCCCATGTACGTCGCACGCCGCGTCGTGCGCATGGCAGTAGAAGACATCGGATTAGCCGCGCCAGAAGCGCTGAACCTCACCTTGTCAGCGCAACAGGCAATGCACCTCCTGGGGTCCCCCGAAGGCGAACTCGCACTCGCGCAGGCCGTCGTCTACCTCGCGCTCGCACCCAAATCCAACGCCGTCTACGTCGCCTTCAACGAGACCGCCGCAGACGTAAACGCCACCGGCGCACAACCCGTCCCGCTGCACCTGCGCAACGCCCCCACGCGCCTGCTCAAGAACCTGAACTACGGCAGGGACTACCAGTACGCCCACGACCTCCCGGGCAAGGTCGCTGACATGCAATGCCTCCCCGAAGGCCTCGAAGACCGCCGCTATTACCGGCCCACCGACCAGGGCCGTGAACGCCAACTCGGCCAGCGCATGGAAGAAATCACCCGCACCAAGGCCGAAGCCCGCAAATCAAAACAAAAGTAA